One region of Mucilaginibacter sp. 14171R-50 genomic DNA includes:
- a CDS encoding class I SAM-dependent methyltransferase encodes MANTSEFKAVFNDTKWSDDFYRFLQVIFHLYPEDKFHQLIKEETAAGRTDEEIYKSVQSKLKNIKPFLSELTYALPALKKQKKEIVRQTLELLGGLKQIDGYAEIGSTGRYISQLRKETKVTGPIYLINDLAPTNSPGDIMERGQLGKLGTFVNINGYDTINSSIISDASLDVVTCYIGLHHCPVTKLDEFVQSINRILRPGGSFVIRDHDVKTPEMATFVSLVHTVFNVGLNETWEFEANDFKNFKPADEWAALIEDAGFKDAGKRILQDKDPSDNTLMLFTKMLFTKI; translated from the coding sequence ATGGCTAATACATCCGAATTTAAAGCAGTATTTAACGATACTAAATGGAGCGATGATTTTTACCGCTTTTTGCAGGTGATATTTCATTTATATCCCGAGGATAAATTTCATCAACTAATAAAAGAAGAAACCGCCGCCGGCAGAACCGATGAGGAGATTTATAAATCGGTACAAAGCAAATTGAAAAACATTAAGCCATTTTTATCTGAACTGACTTATGCATTGCCTGCGCTGAAAAAACAGAAAAAAGAGATCGTTAGGCAAACGCTGGAATTATTAGGCGGTTTAAAACAGATCGACGGTTATGCCGAGATCGGTTCTACCGGCCGGTATATTAGTCAGCTAAGAAAAGAAACCAAAGTTACCGGTCCGATATATCTGATTAATGATCTGGCGCCAACTAATTCGCCGGGAGACATTATGGAACGGGGGCAGTTAGGTAAGTTAGGCACTTTTGTCAATATTAATGGTTATGACACTATAAACAGTTCAATTATCTCCGATGCCAGCCTCGATGTGGTTACCTGCTATATAGGCTTGCACCATTGCCCTGTAACAAAGCTGGATGAATTTGTACAATCAATTAACCGTATCCTGCGGCCCGGCGGCTCGTTTGTTATTCGCGATCATGATGTAAAAACGCCAGAAATGGCCACTTTTGTATCCCTGGTGCATACCGTATTTAATGTAGGCCTGAACGAAACCTGGGAGTTTGAAGCTAACGATTTTAAGAACTTTAAACCGGCAGATGAATGGGCGGCACTTATTGAAGATGCCGGTTTTAAAGACGCCGGTAAACGCATACTGCAGGATAAAGATCCATCCGACAATACTTTAATGTTGTTTACTAAAATGTTGTTTACTAAAATATAA